A region of Bicyclus anynana chromosome 17, ilBicAnyn1.1, whole genome shotgun sequence DNA encodes the following proteins:
- the LOC112048042 gene encoding uncharacterized protein LOC112048042 has translation MIHFKDTKNKSALSTRWAQMSKQEQIIEKKKMEIQAKLEAQKQAAALAAQAKLSNPTVKEETGSPNIFSNDGSFMSQYKSLIDKQNREKQEKEAKEKLEIEESKRIKNESKPKTVAVGKKEVQDAIETFNQVTERKPERGLRDRHRRWNDRGRNRAHSPMTPVIEDRKKMLDNTNIPSLMQLTVRPPDDDSPPPGGHHQWNSHDGNSSNEEYDYDRQQDDSYNDGQESDSGPMGSDPMMRMGPGQGGPGPIGGPGTIGHGPMGPGPMGPGPMGHGPMGPGPMPPGPMPPGPMPPGPMGPGLMGSRPMGPVPMGFGPMGPGPMGPGPMGPGPVPPGPNIRPGSNPGPNMGPGPMMGPGPNMPPVPPFIGGPPNFPMPPNFMGPNGPGGPCGPGPMPPNMCGPDIRGPGPNGPMPPFFPPFNNSQMPGPPNPMCMPNSMNPPIGPNGSNFGPQPPFGPGGPNFGPNGPPNMCPPNMPFMPPGQMPPGQMPPNSLPSNKGPEIKPLDNIPTPEPMKLQNIPPPMPMTLNHIPKPKDMEPGKIPAPPRPVLSADACPPPVHRAAAEVAANGDHWENVLKAIQDQNLWFLHNTNSPEYRTYRSLVAKIRNDGSFNRKPEVKPEDKYEPEFSLEDDDSNDYRDSKEQCNDSTQEIYYNPYQHKPVKREQASSQSEDEFDSRRDRRKRKKSRWGDDPPPADIKPPGVVAPLPYGMPDAKLSRIDEGGLKLTNINRNNQALMQYAMTNYGTTNLDPDDWKKCEDNFKLNLLYQDMLKKRQEVERLAYSGKHKYEYDSDEDTADGTWEHKLRAKEMNATEIWATELTKQAAGKHHIGDFLPPEELKKFMEKYSACKSGKEPDLSDYKEYKLKEDNVGFKMLQKLGWNEGQGLGAEGTGIVDPINKANQPVANMGLGASSSDHVSADDDEFDAYRKRMMLAYRFRPNPLNNPRRPYY, from the exons ATGATTCATTTTAAAGATACTAAAAACAAATCTGCCCTCAGTACAAGATGGGCTCAAATGTCGAAACAAGAACAAATCATCGAGAAAAAGAAGATGGAAATCCAAGCTAAGCTAGAGGCTCAGAAACAGGCGGCAGCCCTCGCAGCTCAAGCAAAGCTATCGAA cccAACTGTAAAAGAAGAAACAGGGTCTCCTAACATATTCTCTAATGATGGTAGCTTCATGAGTCAATATAAATCTCTTATTGATAAACAAAATAGAGAAAAACAGGAGAAGGAGGCAAAAGAAAAGTTAGAGATTGAGGAAAGTAAAAGGATAAAGAATGAGAGTAAGCCCAAGACTGTTGCTGTTGGAAAGAAAGAGGTGCAAGATGCTATTGAAACTTTTAATCAGGTTACAGAGAGAAAACCGGAGAGGGGTTTAAG AGACAGACATAGACGGTGGAATGATAGAGGAAGAAACAGGGCCCACAGCCCCATGACACCAGTTATAGAAGATAGAAAGAAGATGCTTGATAATACAAATATACCATCACTAATGCAGCTCACTGTCAGGCCTCCAGATGACGATTCTCCCCCTCCTGGTGGACATCACCAATGGAACTCCCATGATGGCAATTCTTCCAATGAGGAGTATGACTATGACAGACAACAAGATGACTCGTATAATGATGGCCAAGAATCTGATTCTGGACCTATGGGTTCTGATCCTATGATGCGAATGGGGCCTGGACAAGGTGGTCCGGGACCAATAGGTGGTCCAGGAACAATAGGACATGGACCTATGGGACCTGGACCAATGGGGCCAGGACCCATGGGCCATGGCCCCATGGGGCCTGGACCAATGCCTCCTGGGCCGATGCCACCTGGACCCATGCCTCCTGGACCAATGGGACCTGGATTAATGGGGTCTAGACCAATGGGACCTGTACCTATGGGTTTTGGACCTATGGGGCCGGGTCCAATGGGACCTGGTCCGATGGGCCCCGGCCCTGTGCCACCAGGCCCTAACATAAGGCCAGGGTCAAATCCAGGTCCTAATATGGGTCCTGGTCCTATGATGGGCCCTGGACCAAATATGCCCCCTGTACCACCTTTTATTGGTGGACCGCCGAATTTTCCTATGCCTCCAAATTTTATGGGACCTAATGGTCCTGGTGGACCATGTGGCCCTGGTCCAATGCCTCCCAACATGTGCGGTCCAGATATTCGTGGACCTGGGCCGAATGGCCCAATGCCTCCATTTTTCCCACCATTTAATAACTCTCAAATGCCTGGCCCACCAAATCCAATGTGTATGCCAAACTCTATGAACCCACCAATAGGTCCAAATGGATCCAACTTTGGACCTCAGCCTCCGTTTGGGCCTGGTGGTCCCAATTTCGGACCTAATGGCCCACCCAATATGTGCCCACCTAACATGCCCTTTATGCCACCAGGCCAAATGCCCCCAGGACAAATGCCTCCAAATTCGTTGCCATCCAACAAAGGCCCAGAGATAAAGCCATTAGATAACATTCCCACACCAGAGCCAATGAAACTCCAGAACATACCTCCTCCAATGCCAATGACATTGAACCATATACCAAAACCAAAGGACATGGAACCAGGAAAAATACCAGCTCCCCCAAGACCAG TTCTCTCTGCAGATGCGTGCCCGCCCCCCGTGCACCGCGCCGCCGCCGAGGTCGCGGCCAACGGCGACCACTGGGAAAATGTGCTGAAAGCAATACAAGACCAAAATTTGTG GTTTCTTCATAATACTAACTCCCCCGAGTACAGGACTTACAGGAGTCTTGTAGCTAAAATTCGCAATGATGGCTCGTTTAATAGAAAACCCGAGGTGAAGCCTGAAGACAAATATGAGCCCGAATTCTCATTGGAGGACGATGACAGCAATGATTACAGAGATTCGAAGGAGCAGTGTAATGACAG TACACAAGAGATATACTACAACCCATACCAGCACAAGCCTGTGAAGCGCGAACAGGCCAGCTCCCAGAGCGAGGATGAGTTCGACAGCAGGAGAGACAGGCGCAAGAGGAAGAAGTCGCGCTGGGGCGACGACCCGCCGCCGGCGGACATCAAACCGCCCGGGGTCGTTGCCCCCTTGCCCTATGGTATGCCAG ATGCCAAACTGTCAAGAATAGACGAAGGAGGTCTCAAGCTCACCAACATCAACCGCAACAACCAAGCGCTCATGCAATATGCTATGACCAACTATGGCACCACCAACCTCGACCCTGACGACTGGAAGAAGTGTGAGGATAACTTCAAACTCAACTTATTGTACCAG GATATGTTGAAGAAGCGTCAAGAAGTGGAGCGACTGGCGTACTCGGGGAAACACAAGTACGAGTATGACAGTGACGAGGATACCGCCGACGGGACCTGGGAACATAA ATTGCGTGCCAAAGAGATGAATGCCACCGAGATCTGGGCGACGGAGCTGACGAAGCAAGCTGCGGGGAAACATCACATCGGAGACTTCCTGCCTCCAGAGGAACTCAAAAA ATTCATGGAGAAATATTCAGCGTGCAAGAGCGGCAAAGAGCCGGACTTGAGCGACTATAAAGAGTATAAGCTGAAAGAGGACAACGTTG